One stretch of Arachis hypogaea cultivar Tifrunner chromosome 20, arahy.Tifrunner.gnm2.J5K5, whole genome shotgun sequence DNA includes these proteins:
- the LOC112783232 gene encoding uncharacterized protein, with protein MVYFHNSISLCNSTMANSICSSDSGSKSRPNNSSNHLNRNRRVPISSSSSSANSLQIPPCDRSRLAIVDVVIFIAVISAILYLFFPYIELVIITSIRVSKVVFCVMKEEFSVAPSIYIAIVMSIVCAALATWGVVACTSRKCGNPNCKGLRKAAEFDIQLETEDCVKNSGSVSKDGGGGGGAGAAGIKKGLFELPRDHHRELEAELKKMAPINGRAVLVLRARCGCSVGRLEVPGPKKHPRKIKK; from the coding sequence ATGGTCTATTTCCATAACTCAatctctctctgcaactccaCCATGGCGAATTCGATTTGCTCCTCGGATTCTGGCTCAAAATCGAGGCCAAACAACAGCAGCAACCACCTTAATCGGAATCGGAGGGTTCcaatttcatcatcatcatcatcggccAATTCGCTTCAGATTCCACCTTGTGACCGATCTCGATTGGCCATAGTTGATGTTGTGATCTTCATCGCAGTTATCAGTGCAatcttgtacttgttcttccctTACATAGAGCTTGTGATTATAACctccataagggtttcaaaagtGGTATTTTGTGTGATGAAAGAGGAGTTTTCGGTGGCGCCTTCGATCTATATCGCAATAGTGATGAGTATTGTGTGTGCTGCATTGGCAACTTGGGGTGTTGTGGCTTGCACTAGCAGGAAGTGTGGAAACCCCAATTGCAAGGGTTTGAGGAAGGCTGCAGAGTTTGATATTCAGTTGGAGACTGAAGATTGTGTCAAGAATTCGGGTTCTGTGAGCAAGGATGGTGGAGGAGGAGGTGGCGCCGGTGCTGCCGGCATTAAGAAGGGTCTATTCGAGCTTCCTCGTGATCATCATAGGGAGCTGGAAGCTGAGCTTAAGAAGATGGCACCAATCAATGGAAGGGCTGTACTTGTTCTCCGGGCTAGGTGCGGCTGCTCGGTTGGTAGGTTGGAGGTTCCCGGGCCGAAGAAGCATCCGCGGAAGATCAAGAAGTAG